One genomic segment of Canis lupus baileyi chromosome 9, mCanLup2.hap1, whole genome shotgun sequence includes these proteins:
- the PGF gene encoding placenta growth factor isoform X10 has protein sequence MTWMVMQLALSAGNGSSEVEVVPFQQVWGRSYCRALEKLVDVLSEYPDEVEHMFNPSCVSLLRCSGCCGDENLHCMPVETANVTMQASNPSLPEAPDDPFYGPALLRGADLLSAHPLSVQASVGGYEARKPLCLDAFGLLQEETQGQGEEEEREAETHRLPPVRPYCSPEVTGPSEERRLAPAPVFITATLSYLPADTCPLFISQLYPC, from the exons ATGACCTGGATGGTGATG CAATTGGCCTTGTCTGCTGGAAATGGCTCATCAGAGGTGGAAG TGGTGCCCTTCCAGCAAGTGTGGGGACGCAGCTACTGCCGGGCACTGGAGAAGCTGGTGGACGTCTTGTCGGAGTACCCGGATGAGGTGGAGCACATGTTCAACCCATCCTGCGTCTCCCTGCTGCGCTGTAGTGGCTGCTGCGGAGACGAAAACCTGCACTGTATGCCGGTGGAGACGGCCAATGTCACCATGCAG GCATCCAACCCTTCTCTCCCCGAAGCTCCTGATGATCCATTCTACGGGCCGGCCCTCCTACGTGGAGCTGACCTTCTCTCAGCACATCCGCTGTCAGTGCAG GCCTCCGTTGGAGGATATGAAGCTAGAAAG CCACTTTGTCTTGACGCTTTTGGCTTATTGCAGGAGGAGACCCAAGggcagggggaagaggaagagagagaagcagagacccacaGACTGCCACCT GTGCGGCCATACTGTTCCCCAGAGGTAACCGGCCCCTCAGAGGAGAGACGCCTCGCCCCGGCTCCTGTATTTATTACGGCCACACTCAGTTACCTCCCTGCTGACACCTGCCCTCTATTTATTAGCCAATTGTATCCCTGCTGA
- the PGF gene encoding placenta growth factor isoform X13 — protein MPAMRLFTCFLQLLAGLALPAMPPQQLALSAGNGSSEVEVVPFQQVWGRSYCRALEKLVDVLSEYPDEVEHMFNPSCVSLLRCSGCCGDENLHCMPVETANVTMQLLMIHSTGRPSYVELTFSQHIRCQCRPPLEDMKLERCGHTVPQR, from the exons ATGCCTGCCATGAGGCTGTTCACTTGCTTCCTGCAGCTCCTGGCCGGGCTGGCACTGCCTGCTATGCCCCCCCAG CAATTGGCCTTGTCTGCTGGAAATGGCTCATCAGAGGTGGAAG TGGTGCCCTTCCAGCAAGTGTGGGGACGCAGCTACTGCCGGGCACTGGAGAAGCTGGTGGACGTCTTGTCGGAGTACCCGGATGAGGTGGAGCACATGTTCAACCCATCCTGCGTCTCCCTGCTGCGCTGTAGTGGCTGCTGCGGAGACGAAAACCTGCACTGTATGCCGGTGGAGACGGCCAATGTCACCATGCAG CTCCTGATGATCCATTCTACGGGCCGGCCCTCCTACGTGGAGCTGACCTTCTCTCAGCACATCCGCTGTCAGTGCAG GCCTCCGTTGGAGGATATGAAGCTAGAAAG GTGCGGCCATACTGTTCCCCAGAGGTAA
- the PGF gene encoding placenta growth factor isoform X3 — MSDYDDKQFNVEFQALTLRWIYSEGLDDSWDLMTWMVMLLAGLALPAMPPQQLALSAGNGSSEVEVVPFQQVWGRSYCRALEKLVDVLSEYPDEVEHMFNPSCVSLLRCSGCCGDENLHCMPVETANVTMQASNPSLPEAPDDPFYGPALLRGADLLSAHPLSVQASVGGYEARKPLCLDAFGLLQEETQGQGEEEEREAETHRLPPVRPYCSPEVTGPSEERRLAPAPVFITATLSYLPADTCPLFISQLYPC; from the exons TGATTATGATGATAAACAGTTCAATGTGGAGTTTCAAGCATTGACTCTCCGGTGGATCTACTCAGAAGGCCTTGATGACAGCTGGGACCTGATGACCTGGATGGTGATG CTCCTGGCCGGGCTGGCACTGCCTGCTATGCCCCCCCAG CAATTGGCCTTGTCTGCTGGAAATGGCTCATCAGAGGTGGAAG TGGTGCCCTTCCAGCAAGTGTGGGGACGCAGCTACTGCCGGGCACTGGAGAAGCTGGTGGACGTCTTGTCGGAGTACCCGGATGAGGTGGAGCACATGTTCAACCCATCCTGCGTCTCCCTGCTGCGCTGTAGTGGCTGCTGCGGAGACGAAAACCTGCACTGTATGCCGGTGGAGACGGCCAATGTCACCATGCAG GCATCCAACCCTTCTCTCCCCGAAGCTCCTGATGATCCATTCTACGGGCCGGCCCTCCTACGTGGAGCTGACCTTCTCTCAGCACATCCGCTGTCAGTGCAG GCCTCCGTTGGAGGATATGAAGCTAGAAAG CCACTTTGTCTTGACGCTTTTGGCTTATTGCAGGAGGAGACCCAAGggcagggggaagaggaagagagagaagcagagacccacaGACTGCCACCT GTGCGGCCATACTGTTCCCCAGAGGTAACCGGCCCCTCAGAGGAGAGACGCCTCGCCCCGGCTCCTGTATTTATTACGGCCACACTCAGTTACCTCCCTGCTGACACCTGCCCTCTATTTATTAGCCAATTGTATCCCTGCTGA
- the PGF gene encoding placenta growth factor isoform X4, with protein sequence MWEKQYFPSSDYDDKQFNVEFQALTLRWIYSEGLDDSWDLMTWMVMQLALSAGNGSSEVEVVPFQQVWGRSYCRALEKLVDVLSEYPDEVEHMFNPSCVSLLRCSGCCGDENLHCMPVETANVTMQASNPSLPEAPDDPFYGPALLRGADLLSAHPLSVQASVGGYEARKPLCLDAFGLLQEETQGQGEEEEREAETHRLPPVRPYCSPEVTGPSEERRLAPAPVFITATLSYLPADTCPLFISQLYPC encoded by the exons ATGTGGGAAAAACAATACTTCCCTTCAAG TGATTATGATGATAAACAGTTCAATGTGGAGTTTCAAGCATTGACTCTCCGGTGGATCTACTCAGAAGGCCTTGATGACAGCTGGGACCTGATGACCTGGATGGTGATG CAATTGGCCTTGTCTGCTGGAAATGGCTCATCAGAGGTGGAAG TGGTGCCCTTCCAGCAAGTGTGGGGACGCAGCTACTGCCGGGCACTGGAGAAGCTGGTGGACGTCTTGTCGGAGTACCCGGATGAGGTGGAGCACATGTTCAACCCATCCTGCGTCTCCCTGCTGCGCTGTAGTGGCTGCTGCGGAGACGAAAACCTGCACTGTATGCCGGTGGAGACGGCCAATGTCACCATGCAG GCATCCAACCCTTCTCTCCCCGAAGCTCCTGATGATCCATTCTACGGGCCGGCCCTCCTACGTGGAGCTGACCTTCTCTCAGCACATCCGCTGTCAGTGCAG GCCTCCGTTGGAGGATATGAAGCTAGAAAG CCACTTTGTCTTGACGCTTTTGGCTTATTGCAGGAGGAGACCCAAGggcagggggaagaggaagagagagaagcagagacccacaGACTGCCACCT GTGCGGCCATACTGTTCCCCAGAGGTAACCGGCCCCTCAGAGGAGAGACGCCTCGCCCCGGCTCCTGTATTTATTACGGCCACACTCAGTTACCTCCCTGCTGACACCTGCCCTCTATTTATTAGCCAATTGTATCCCTGCTGA
- the PGF gene encoding placenta growth factor isoform X12: protein MAHQRWKWCPSSKCGDAATAGHWRSWWTSCRSTRMRWSTCSTHPASPCCAVVAAAETKTCTVCRWRRPMSPCRHPTLLSPKLLMIHSTGRPSYVELTFSQHIRCQCRPPLEDMKLESHFVLTLLAYCRRRPKGRGKRKREKQRPTDCHLCGHTVPQR, encoded by the exons ATGGCTCATCAGAGGTGGAAG TGGTGCCCTTCCAGCAAGTGTGGGGACGCAGCTACTGCCGGGCACTGGAGAAGCTGGTGGACGTCTTGTCGGAGTACCCGGATGAGGTGGAGCACATGTTCAACCCATCCTGCGTCTCCCTGCTGCGCTGTAGTGGCTGCTGCGGAGACGAAAACCTGCACTGTATGCCGGTGGAGACGGCCAATGTCACCATGCAG GCATCCAACCCTTCTCTCCCCGAAGCTCCTGATGATCCATTCTACGGGCCGGCCCTCCTACGTGGAGCTGACCTTCTCTCAGCACATCCGCTGTCAGTGCAG GCCTCCGTTGGAGGATATGAAGCTAGAAAG CCACTTTGTCTTGACGCTTTTGGCTTATTGCAGGAGGAGACCCAAGggcagggggaagaggaagagagagaagcagagacccacaGACTGCCACCT GTGCGGCCATACTGTTCCCCAGAGGTAA
- the PGF gene encoding placenta growth factor isoform X7 produces the protein MTWMVMLLAGLALPAMPPQQLALSAGNGSSEVEVVPFQQVWGRSYCRALEKLVDVLSEYPDEVEHMFNPSCVSLLRCSGCCGDENLHCMPVETANVTMQASNPSLPEAPDDPFYGPALLRGADLLSAHPLSVQASVGGYEARKPLCLDAFGLLQEETQGQGEEEEREAETHRLPPVRPYCSPEVTGPSEERRLAPAPVFITATLSYLPADTCPLFISQLYPC, from the exons ATGACCTGGATGGTGATG CTCCTGGCCGGGCTGGCACTGCCTGCTATGCCCCCCCAG CAATTGGCCTTGTCTGCTGGAAATGGCTCATCAGAGGTGGAAG TGGTGCCCTTCCAGCAAGTGTGGGGACGCAGCTACTGCCGGGCACTGGAGAAGCTGGTGGACGTCTTGTCGGAGTACCCGGATGAGGTGGAGCACATGTTCAACCCATCCTGCGTCTCCCTGCTGCGCTGTAGTGGCTGCTGCGGAGACGAAAACCTGCACTGTATGCCGGTGGAGACGGCCAATGTCACCATGCAG GCATCCAACCCTTCTCTCCCCGAAGCTCCTGATGATCCATTCTACGGGCCGGCCCTCCTACGTGGAGCTGACCTTCTCTCAGCACATCCGCTGTCAGTGCAG GCCTCCGTTGGAGGATATGAAGCTAGAAAG CCACTTTGTCTTGACGCTTTTGGCTTATTGCAGGAGGAGACCCAAGggcagggggaagaggaagagagagaagcagagacccacaGACTGCCACCT GTGCGGCCATACTGTTCCCCAGAGGTAACCGGCCCCTCAGAGGAGAGACGCCTCGCCCCGGCTCCTGTATTTATTACGGCCACACTCAGTTACCTCCCTGCTGACACCTGCCCTCTATTTATTAGCCAATTGTATCCCTGCTGA
- the PGF gene encoding placenta growth factor isoform X2 — translation MWEKQYFPSSDYDDKQFNVEFQALTLRWIYSEGLDDSWDLMTWMVMLLAGLALPAMPPQQLALSAGNGSSEVEVVPFQQVWGRSYCRALEKLVDVLSEYPDEVEHMFNPSCVSLLRCSGCCGDENLHCMPVETANVTMQASNPSLPEAPDDPFYGPALLRGADLLSAHPLSVQASVGGYEARKPLCLDAFGLLQEETQGQGEEEEREAETHRLPPVRPYCSPEVTGPSEERRLAPAPVFITATLSYLPADTCPLFISQLYPC, via the exons ATGTGGGAAAAACAATACTTCCCTTCAAG TGATTATGATGATAAACAGTTCAATGTGGAGTTTCAAGCATTGACTCTCCGGTGGATCTACTCAGAAGGCCTTGATGACAGCTGGGACCTGATGACCTGGATGGTGATG CTCCTGGCCGGGCTGGCACTGCCTGCTATGCCCCCCCAG CAATTGGCCTTGTCTGCTGGAAATGGCTCATCAGAGGTGGAAG TGGTGCCCTTCCAGCAAGTGTGGGGACGCAGCTACTGCCGGGCACTGGAGAAGCTGGTGGACGTCTTGTCGGAGTACCCGGATGAGGTGGAGCACATGTTCAACCCATCCTGCGTCTCCCTGCTGCGCTGTAGTGGCTGCTGCGGAGACGAAAACCTGCACTGTATGCCGGTGGAGACGGCCAATGTCACCATGCAG GCATCCAACCCTTCTCTCCCCGAAGCTCCTGATGATCCATTCTACGGGCCGGCCCTCCTACGTGGAGCTGACCTTCTCTCAGCACATCCGCTGTCAGTGCAG GCCTCCGTTGGAGGATATGAAGCTAGAAAG CCACTTTGTCTTGACGCTTTTGGCTTATTGCAGGAGGAGACCCAAGggcagggggaagaggaagagagagaagcagagacccacaGACTGCCACCT GTGCGGCCATACTGTTCCCCAGAGGTAACCGGCCCCTCAGAGGAGAGACGCCTCGCCCCGGCTCCTGTATTTATTACGGCCACACTCAGTTACCTCCCTGCTGACACCTGCCCTCTATTTATTAGCCAATTGTATCCCTGCTGA
- the PGF gene encoding placenta growth factor isoform X11: protein MPAMRLFTCFLQLLAGLALPAMPPQQLALSAGNGSSEVEVVPFQQVWGRSYCRALEKLVDVLSEYPDEVEHMFNPSCVSLLRCSGCCGDENLHCMPVETANVTMQLLMIHSTGRPSYVELTFSQHIRCQCRPPLEDMKLERRRPKGRGKRKREKQRPTDCHLCGHTVPQR, encoded by the exons ATGCCTGCCATGAGGCTGTTCACTTGCTTCCTGCAGCTCCTGGCCGGGCTGGCACTGCCTGCTATGCCCCCCCAG CAATTGGCCTTGTCTGCTGGAAATGGCTCATCAGAGGTGGAAG TGGTGCCCTTCCAGCAAGTGTGGGGACGCAGCTACTGCCGGGCACTGGAGAAGCTGGTGGACGTCTTGTCGGAGTACCCGGATGAGGTGGAGCACATGTTCAACCCATCCTGCGTCTCCCTGCTGCGCTGTAGTGGCTGCTGCGGAGACGAAAACCTGCACTGTATGCCGGTGGAGACGGCCAATGTCACCATGCAG CTCCTGATGATCCATTCTACGGGCCGGCCCTCCTACGTGGAGCTGACCTTCTCTCAGCACATCCGCTGTCAGTGCAG GCCTCCGTTGGAGGATATGAAGCTAGAAAG GAGGAGACCCAAGggcagggggaagaggaagagagagaagcagagacccacaGACTGCCACCT GTGCGGCCATACTGTTCCCCAGAGGTAA
- the PGF gene encoding placenta growth factor isoform X5, whose protein sequence is MSDYDDKQFNVEFQALTLRWIYSEGLDDSWDLMTWMVMQLALSAGNGSSEVEVVPFQQVWGRSYCRALEKLVDVLSEYPDEVEHMFNPSCVSLLRCSGCCGDENLHCMPVETANVTMQASNPSLPEAPDDPFYGPALLRGADLLSAHPLSVQASVGGYEARKPLCLDAFGLLQEETQGQGEEEEREAETHRLPPVRPYCSPEVTGPSEERRLAPAPVFITATLSYLPADTCPLFISQLYPC, encoded by the exons TGATTATGATGATAAACAGTTCAATGTGGAGTTTCAAGCATTGACTCTCCGGTGGATCTACTCAGAAGGCCTTGATGACAGCTGGGACCTGATGACCTGGATGGTGATG CAATTGGCCTTGTCTGCTGGAAATGGCTCATCAGAGGTGGAAG TGGTGCCCTTCCAGCAAGTGTGGGGACGCAGCTACTGCCGGGCACTGGAGAAGCTGGTGGACGTCTTGTCGGAGTACCCGGATGAGGTGGAGCACATGTTCAACCCATCCTGCGTCTCCCTGCTGCGCTGTAGTGGCTGCTGCGGAGACGAAAACCTGCACTGTATGCCGGTGGAGACGGCCAATGTCACCATGCAG GCATCCAACCCTTCTCTCCCCGAAGCTCCTGATGATCCATTCTACGGGCCGGCCCTCCTACGTGGAGCTGACCTTCTCTCAGCACATCCGCTGTCAGTGCAG GCCTCCGTTGGAGGATATGAAGCTAGAAAG CCACTTTGTCTTGACGCTTTTGGCTTATTGCAGGAGGAGACCCAAGggcagggggaagaggaagagagagaagcagagacccacaGACTGCCACCT GTGCGGCCATACTGTTCCCCAGAGGTAACCGGCCCCTCAGAGGAGAGACGCCTCGCCCCGGCTCCTGTATTTATTACGGCCACACTCAGTTACCTCCCTGCTGACACCTGCCCTCTATTTATTAGCCAATTGTATCCCTGCTGA
- the PGF gene encoding placenta growth factor isoform X9: MWEKQYFPSSDYDDKQFNVEFQALTLRWIYSEGLDDSWDLMTWMVMLLAGLALPAMPPQQLALSAGNGSSEVEVVPFQQVWGRSYCRALEKLVDVLSEYPDEVEHMFNPSCVSLLRCSGCCGDENLHCMPVETANVTMQLLMIHSTGRPSYVELTFSQHIRCQCRPPLEDMKLESHFVLTLLAYCRRRPKGRGKRKREKQRPTDCHLCGHTVPQR; encoded by the exons ATGTGGGAAAAACAATACTTCCCTTCAAG TGATTATGATGATAAACAGTTCAATGTGGAGTTTCAAGCATTGACTCTCCGGTGGATCTACTCAGAAGGCCTTGATGACAGCTGGGACCTGATGACCTGGATGGTGATG CTCCTGGCCGGGCTGGCACTGCCTGCTATGCCCCCCCAG CAATTGGCCTTGTCTGCTGGAAATGGCTCATCAGAGGTGGAAG TGGTGCCCTTCCAGCAAGTGTGGGGACGCAGCTACTGCCGGGCACTGGAGAAGCTGGTGGACGTCTTGTCGGAGTACCCGGATGAGGTGGAGCACATGTTCAACCCATCCTGCGTCTCCCTGCTGCGCTGTAGTGGCTGCTGCGGAGACGAAAACCTGCACTGTATGCCGGTGGAGACGGCCAATGTCACCATGCAG CTCCTGATGATCCATTCTACGGGCCGGCCCTCCTACGTGGAGCTGACCTTCTCTCAGCACATCCGCTGTCAGTGCAG GCCTCCGTTGGAGGATATGAAGCTAGAAAG CCACTTTGTCTTGACGCTTTTGGCTTATTGCAGGAGGAGACCCAAGggcagggggaagaggaagagagagaagcagagacccacaGACTGCCACCT GTGCGGCCATACTGTTCCCCAGAGGTAA
- the PGF gene encoding placenta growth factor isoform X6, translating to MSTHFPGARLDHVFWEETSGPAVSDSSSGESPAPTEERVGWAALQRQMSPIPATAGLLQGWPEQLALSAGNGSSEVEVVPFQQVWGRSYCRALEKLVDVLSEYPDEVEHMFNPSCVSLLRCSGCCGDENLHCMPVETANVTMQASNPSLPEAPDDPFYGPALLRGADLLSAHPLSVQASVGGYEARKVRPYCSPEVTGPSEERRLAPAPVFITATLSYLPADTCPLFISQLYPC from the exons ATGTCCACACACTTCCCAGGAGCCAGGCTGGACCACGTCTTCTGGGAGGAGACCTCAGGCCCGGCTGTCTCAGACTCCAGCTCCGGG GAGTCTCCAGCTCCAACGGAGGAGCGGGTGGGCTGGGCAGCCCTGCAGCGACAGATGAGCCCCATACCTGCCACTGCTGGTCTGCTGCAGGGCTGGCCTGAG CAATTGGCCTTGTCTGCTGGAAATGGCTCATCAGAGGTGGAAG TGGTGCCCTTCCAGCAAGTGTGGGGACGCAGCTACTGCCGGGCACTGGAGAAGCTGGTGGACGTCTTGTCGGAGTACCCGGATGAGGTGGAGCACATGTTCAACCCATCCTGCGTCTCCCTGCTGCGCTGTAGTGGCTGCTGCGGAGACGAAAACCTGCACTGTATGCCGGTGGAGACGGCCAATGTCACCATGCAG GCATCCAACCCTTCTCTCCCCGAAGCTCCTGATGATCCATTCTACGGGCCGGCCCTCCTACGTGGAGCTGACCTTCTCTCAGCACATCCGCTGTCAGTGCAG GCCTCCGTTGGAGGATATGAAGCTAGAAAG GTGCGGCCATACTGTTCCCCAGAGGTAACCGGCCCCTCAGAGGAGAGACGCCTCGCCCCGGCTCCTGTATTTATTACGGCCACACTCAGTTACCTCCCTGCTGACACCTGCCCTCTATTTATTAGCCAATTGTATCCCTGCTGA
- the PGF gene encoding placenta growth factor isoform X8, producing the protein MSTHFPGARLDHVFWEETSGPAVSDSSSGESPAPTEERVGWAALQRQMSPIPATAGLLQGWPEQLALSAGNGSSEVEVVPFQQVWGRSYCRALEKLVDVLSEYPDEVEHMFNPSCVSLLRCSGCCGDENLHCMPVETANVTMQLLMIHSTGRPSYVELTFSQHIRCQCRPPLEDMKLESHFVLTLLAYCRRRPKGRGKRKREKQRPTDCHLCGHTVPQR; encoded by the exons ATGTCCACACACTTCCCAGGAGCCAGGCTGGACCACGTCTTCTGGGAGGAGACCTCAGGCCCGGCTGTCTCAGACTCCAGCTCCGGG GAGTCTCCAGCTCCAACGGAGGAGCGGGTGGGCTGGGCAGCCCTGCAGCGACAGATGAGCCCCATACCTGCCACTGCTGGTCTGCTGCAGGGCTGGCCTGAG CAATTGGCCTTGTCTGCTGGAAATGGCTCATCAGAGGTGGAAG TGGTGCCCTTCCAGCAAGTGTGGGGACGCAGCTACTGCCGGGCACTGGAGAAGCTGGTGGACGTCTTGTCGGAGTACCCGGATGAGGTGGAGCACATGTTCAACCCATCCTGCGTCTCCCTGCTGCGCTGTAGTGGCTGCTGCGGAGACGAAAACCTGCACTGTATGCCGGTGGAGACGGCCAATGTCACCATGCAG CTCCTGATGATCCATTCTACGGGCCGGCCCTCCTACGTGGAGCTGACCTTCTCTCAGCACATCCGCTGTCAGTGCAG GCCTCCGTTGGAGGATATGAAGCTAGAAAG CCACTTTGTCTTGACGCTTTTGGCTTATTGCAGGAGGAGACCCAAGggcagggggaagaggaagagagagaagcagagacccacaGACTGCCACCT GTGCGGCCATACTGTTCCCCAGAGGTAA
- the PGF gene encoding placenta growth factor isoform X1, with translation MSTHFPGARLDHVFWEETSGPAVSDSSSGESPAPTEERVGWAALQRQMSPIPATAGLLQGWPEQLALSAGNGSSEVEVVPFQQVWGRSYCRALEKLVDVLSEYPDEVEHMFNPSCVSLLRCSGCCGDENLHCMPVETANVTMQASNPSLPEAPDDPFYGPALLRGADLLSAHPLSVQASVGGYEARKPLCLDAFGLLQEETQGQGEEEEREAETHRLPPVRPYCSPEVTGPSEERRLAPAPVFITATLSYLPADTCPLFISQLYPC, from the exons ATGTCCACACACTTCCCAGGAGCCAGGCTGGACCACGTCTTCTGGGAGGAGACCTCAGGCCCGGCTGTCTCAGACTCCAGCTCCGGG GAGTCTCCAGCTCCAACGGAGGAGCGGGTGGGCTGGGCAGCCCTGCAGCGACAGATGAGCCCCATACCTGCCACTGCTGGTCTGCTGCAGGGCTGGCCTGAG CAATTGGCCTTGTCTGCTGGAAATGGCTCATCAGAGGTGGAAG TGGTGCCCTTCCAGCAAGTGTGGGGACGCAGCTACTGCCGGGCACTGGAGAAGCTGGTGGACGTCTTGTCGGAGTACCCGGATGAGGTGGAGCACATGTTCAACCCATCCTGCGTCTCCCTGCTGCGCTGTAGTGGCTGCTGCGGAGACGAAAACCTGCACTGTATGCCGGTGGAGACGGCCAATGTCACCATGCAG GCATCCAACCCTTCTCTCCCCGAAGCTCCTGATGATCCATTCTACGGGCCGGCCCTCCTACGTGGAGCTGACCTTCTCTCAGCACATCCGCTGTCAGTGCAG GCCTCCGTTGGAGGATATGAAGCTAGAAAG CCACTTTGTCTTGACGCTTTTGGCTTATTGCAGGAGGAGACCCAAGggcagggggaagaggaagagagagaagcagagacccacaGACTGCCACCT GTGCGGCCATACTGTTCCCCAGAGGTAACCGGCCCCTCAGAGGAGAGACGCCTCGCCCCGGCTCCTGTATTTATTACGGCCACACTCAGTTACCTCCCTGCTGACACCTGCCCTCTATTTATTAGCCAATTGTATCCCTGCTGA